The genomic DNA GCGGATTAGCCGGCGGGGTGGAGCGGGTGGTGACGCATGCGGCCATGGCGGGGAAACTGGATTTTTTCCCGCCGGCGCGGATGGAGGCGTGGATTCCGTTTCTCGGCGCCTGGGTCACGATGATGTTCGGATCGATTCCGCAGCAGGATGTGTTTCAGCGCATCACATCGGCGCGGGACGAACGGACGGCGGTGCGAGGATCGGTGCTGGGGGGAACGCTCTATTTCTTCTTCGCGTTTGTGCCGATGTTCCTCGCCTATTCGGCCACATTGGTCGATCCGGCGCAGGTGGCGCAGTTGCTGGAACGGGATTCCCAACTCATCCTTCCCAATCTGATCGTGCAGCATACTCCGATCGTGGCGCAGATCATCTTTTTCGGCGCGCTGCTGTCCGCCATCATGAGTTGCTCGTCCGCCACGCTACTCGCGCCGTCGGTTGCGTTCAGTGAAAATATCGTGAAGGGCTGGGTGCCCACGATCAGCGATCAAGGGTTGTTGCGGGTGATGCGAATCGTCCTCGTCGGGTTTGCGGCCACGGTCCTGCTGTTTGCGCTCAATTCAGAGGCCAGTATTTTTAAGATGGTCGAGAGTGCGTACAAGGTCACGCTGGTGGCCGCCTTCGTACCGTTGCTGGCCGGATTGTACTGGGCAAGAGCCACGACGCAAGGGGCGGTGCTGGCTATCACTGTCGGGCTCGGATCCTGGTGTGGATCGGAGCTGACCGTCACGCTCGATCAGATCTGGCCGCCGCAGCTCGTGGGCCTGCTGGCCGCCGCCGTGGGGATGGTGGCCGGGTCCTTGCTGCCGCAATGGATCGAGCATCCGGCTGGATTGAGCGCGTCCGGGAACCGGCCGTCCCTTTCCTCGCCCGTCGAGTGAGCTAGGAGCCTGTCCGGCATTGACCGTTCGACTGCGGCAAACGATCCACGATCATTTGCGTCGTTCTCGGCCTGAAAAAATCCTCAACGTATTTCAGCGAATACGCTTCCGGTTTTTCCAGGCCTGCGGCCTCGCATCTGGTCGCGCCTTCTTCGCCTCGCTACGAAGGCCATGTCGGACAGGCTCCTAGGCGGGCGAGACTGAGTGAAGAATCTCGCGCACCATGCGGATCAAATCCTCGGGCGAGAAGGGCTTTTGCAAAAATGTCGTGTGGCCCTGAGCTTCATCTCCTGTGACAGGCGGGTTATCGCTGTACCCGGACATGTAGAGCACTTTCAGCTCCGCGAAGTGACTGCGGAGGCGCATGGCCAACTCTTTGCCGTTCATGCCGGGCATCACGAGATCCGTCAGCAGCAGGTCGATGTGCAGCGCGTTTCGTCGGATTAGATCCAGGGCCTGGAAGCCGTCCTCCGCTTCGTGCACCGTGTAGCCATGTGTGCGAAGAATATGCTGCGTCAGCAGGCGCACCGCCGGCTCGTCTTCCACCAGCAGGATGATTTCTGTCCCCGTCGTGTGGGCCGGTTCAGATTGAACCGGCGGGAGGGCTGTCAGTGGGGGGACGACTTCCGGCAGAAACACGGTCATGGTGGTGCCCTGGCCCACCGCGCTCTCGACCGTAATGGTCCCGCCGCTTTGGTGCACGATGCCATACACCGTGGAGAGGCCGAGACCGGTTCCGCGGCCCGGCGGTTTGGTCGTGAAAAAGGGCTCGAAAATCTTGGCCTTCGTGGCCGGGTCGATGCCGGTTCCCGTATCGTGCACCCGCAGACGCACATAGGTGCGGGCGGTGCGCGTGTCATGATCCGATCCCCAGACCGCTTCCCGGGAAACCTGGCGCGTATCGATGGTCAGCGTGCCTCCATGCGGCATGGCGTCGCGGGCATTCACGGCCAGGTTGAGCAGGACCTGTTCGAGTTGGACGGCGTCGGCTTTGACCCAGAGCGGAAGAGGGTCGAGTTGCAGGACGATCGAGATGTGCTCCCCGATCAGGCTCTTCAGCAGCGCCATGAGGTCACGAATCACCCGGTGAAGGTCCAGCGAGACCGGGTGGAGCATTTGTTTCCTGCTGAAGGCCAGTAACTGGCCGGTCAGTGCCGCACAGCGTTC from Nitrospira sp. ND1 includes the following:
- a CDS encoding sodium:solute symporter family protein yields the protein MLLSFVILYLACSVGIGLYAATRVHTSKDFAVAGRCLPLPVVTATVFATWFGAETVLGISATFVKDGLRAVVADPFGSSLCLILAGLLFARRLYRLNLLTIGDFYRLRYNRTVEVLCTLCIVASYLGWVSAQIKALGLVFNVVTDGAMSQSVGMVLGAIIVLTYTTFGGMFSVAILDFVQITIIMGGMLYIGSVISGLAGGVERVVTHAAMAGKLDFFPPARMEAWIPFLGAWVTMMFGSIPQQDVFQRITSARDERTAVRGSVLGGTLYFFFAFVPMFLAYSATLVDPAQVAQLLERDSQLILPNLIVQHTPIVAQIIFFGALLSAIMSCSSATLLAPSVAFSENIVKGWVPTISDQGLLRVMRIVLVGFAATVLLFALNSEASIFKMVESAYKVTLVAAFVPLLAGLYWARATTQGAVLAITVGLGSWCGSELTVTLDQIWPPQLVGLLAAAVGMVAGSLLPQWIEHPAGLSASGNRPSLSSPVE